Below is a window of Brassica napus cultivar Da-Ae chromosome A5, Da-Ae, whole genome shotgun sequence DNA.
AGAGTCAAATATGTGATCCCCGGTCGTTAAATTCAAAGCGATTACTGTTTGGTTTCACCAAAAAGTTGGAAGATGCTCACGACTCTTCCTTCCTTCCTTTGTTCCCATtttctcaaatatatatatataaagctgCCGTCTCGAGAAGATTATAAATCCataagcttcttcttcgtcttcgtcgTGTGACCCGCACTTCCATCCATAGAATTCAATGTCGACCTACAAGCTCAATCACACTGTAAAATCTCTCCTTGTCTGCTTTCTTCTTGTACTATTTTAATAATCCGTTGTCTTCTGCGTGTTTGGTCTCGTGTGATCTCTCTCACTTGGTGGCTTCTGCGTGtttcttccctctctctctctctgctgtTTATTTTTCGACTTaaatttaggatttttttaaaTCCATATTTGTTGAGCTTTGATAAAAATCTCTCCTTTTTGGGGTTAATATGATCGCCGGAAGTTGAGAATGTGAGagctatttttattaatttctcttTAGTTCATAGCGATGAATGATACTGTTCATAAATTTATGTCTATCTTCAAAGAAGCTCATGTTTTTGAAACAGAACATTGTTAATAACTCTATTgacttctttgtttttttttttcttcttggcaGGATTCATTTGGAAAGGGAGGAGATGCAAACGGTTTGCGCTCAAACCAAGAAAACGGTTTCAGTAATTTGTCTTCTCTAGCTCAGTCAGAGAAAGCTGTTCAGGAGTTTCTTATTCAGCAGACTCCTATGCAGGCTAATGATGATCATCTCATTGAGTTCTCAGAGGCTTTGAGAAGTAAGTAAGCTTTGGATAGCTAAAAAGATTCATCATcctttgtgtgtttttctttcttctttttgactTACGTTCTTGCATATTTTGTAGCTGTTGCAAAGGCTTTAAGAGGATCTTCTGAAGGAAAAGCATTGGCTCAAGCTGAAGCTGCTGAATGGAAACGGAGATATGAGTTGGAGAGGTGCAAGAATCTAGAGTTGCTTCTTAAAGGTTTTTTGAATTCTCTGTTAAATGATTTAGTGTATCCAGTTCCTTCTAGCTGTTTTGGTTTGAATAACATAGTTTTCTGGCTTGTGTCACAGCACCTTCGAATGGAGTGTGTGCTGATGAATCTAATAGCAATGGGATGATGGATCATTCAGCCAAGTCTCCGCGGCTTCATGTTCAGGAAAACGGGAATTCCTTGGAGCGTATTTGCGCTCATGAAGTGCTTCAAGATTGTGAACCTAACAGTCCTAATGGCTGTAACAACAAATTGAAGCGAAAGGTAATATACATAAACATAAAGTAGGCAAACCTATACCACATATTATCAGCACTCAGCAGACGTAGGACATCAATTTAGATGAAAATTTCTTCTTTTAGAGAGCTTAAGTATCCTCTTCAGATCTGCTGTATCCCAATACTGTTGCATCCACAAGCGGCTGCAAGCCTGCAAGAGTACATGAAACCTTAAGCCATATCTCATGTGCACTTTCACGTCACGTCTGCATGTACATATTCAAAGTCTGTTTTAACGTGCATGGATGCAGGCATCATTTAAGCTTTCCTGGGGATGCAAGGGGCAGACTAATGATCAACACAAAAAAGAAATCGTCTCTTTTGAGAGCGGCAATATCACAACACCAGATCGCAGTAGTAAACAGGTAAGGAAGCGTATTGGCTGCTTGTCTATATCCTCTCTCTGAATTTTATAAACACTAGTTACTTTTGTTCACAACTCGGTACACAGTTGTTCAGTATGTAGACTAACTTATACAACTTGTAATATTCAGATTTCACTGACATGGGAGTCCAGTCCACAGACTGTTATTATCTTCACTAAGCCTAATTCAACTTCTGTACGAGTTCTTTCTGTGGAAATGGTCAGGTCTGTATTCTCTTGAACTCTCTTTCAGTAAGATATTATTTACACAAACCATGAGGACTAGATTCAGTGATTCTCTCTGAATTGGAAGGTAAAAAGTGTTTCCTATCATATTCTTCAGATGGTTGAGAGATCATAAAGGACTAAATGTCTACGTGGAACCACGAGTGAAGGCAGAACTTTTATCTGAATCAAGTTCCTTCGACTTTGTTCAAACTTGGGAAGATGGtaaacatctctctctctctttctttttgtgtAAATTTTCTCTGTATATGATCAAAGCGTCGTAGTTTTTTTACCAATTGGTCATTTGTTTATGCAGACAAAGAAATTTCACTTCTACACCCAAAGGTTGACCTTGTTATAACTCTTGGTGGTGATGGTACTGTTCTATGGGTAACGTCACATCTGTCTGttcctttttaatagtaaaacacacacaaacacgATTTAACATTGGAACATCGTAACGTTTACAGGCAGCGTCGATGTTCAAAGGACCAGTGCCTCCAATTGTTCCATTTTCCATGGGATCTCTTGGATTCATGACTCCTTTCCGTATCCttaaaaatcttttttctttttatcaagcATTATCTGTTGTCCACTGGAACTTTTTCTTTAACTCGCTATGATCCCAGACAGCGAACAATACCGAGATTGTCTTGAATCGGTTCTGAGGGGTCCACTCAGTATAACACTACGACACAGGTTGCAGTGTCACATCATCAGAGATAAAGCAAGGCATGACTACGAGACAGAAGAGACTATGCTTGTTTTGAATGAAGTCACCATCGACCGTGGGATATCTTCTTACCTCACAAACCTTGAATGCTACTGCGACAACTCGTTTGTCACATGTGTGCAAGGCGATGGACTAATACTCTCTACAACATCTGGTAGCACCGCTTACTCACTTGCAGCTGGAGGATCAATGGTCCATCCACAGGTGTTATAACATGCCCCCCCTCATGATCCTCATAACAAGCGATAAGAGCTACTAAACATGATGTTTATTTGCAGGTTCCTGGGATCTTGTTCACACCAATCTGTCCGCATTCTCTGTCTTTCCGCCCACTGATATTACCGGACCATGTGACAGTGAGAGTGCAGGTGCCATTCAACAGCAGAGGCTCCGCGTGGGTGTCGTTTGATGGGAAAGGACGGAAACAACTTGAAGCAGGGGATGCACTAGTGTGTAGCATGGCACCCTGGCCTGTCTCAACCGCTTGCCAGGTTGAATCCACTCATGATTTCCTTCGCAGCATCCATGACGGTCTTCACTGGAACCAAAGAAAGATTCAATCTTCTGACGGCCCTCAGTGACACTTGAACAAATTTATCCGAGAATTCTACTCCTTCTAAACCATATACACAGTCCTGACTTCTATAAATCTATATGCATAGAGACAAAGATGTAGTATCTGGTTTCTATACATTGGTGGgtataataaagaaaatgtaGTATGATTGATTATTCAAAGTTAATGAATCAGAGATGTTTCTGTGCTAACTGATTTGTTACATTCCATGATCCCGTTTCCAAACTCTGATTAATAGACACTGCTAAAAGAAGGATAAGGAAAGGAATCATGAATCCAATGGAAAATGGAACAATTGGAGGCACTGGTCCTTTGATACTTTTGACGGCTTTCTCTGATGGTTTCCTTTTTCTCTTTCCCATTTCTTCTACAATAGAGAGGCAAATGCATATTAGTATAGAAAGCATCAAAATCTGTGGGCtagacatttattttgaaagacTAAATGCTCTTTACGAGTGCATTTATTATTCCTTGCCATCGGGTTCTATGGAAATTAAATCATAAGTGATTACAAACAGAAAGTACCCAGTAATTCACATTTTGGTTTAAtgttcttgaattttttttgatactAATGCATCTTGAGATTAAAATGTTGAAGAAAACTACATACTTATTTGATGAATCATGCAGTTTCTTAATTTGTAGGTTCAAGAAATTGAGATTGAAAGGTTGAAAAGCTAGATTGAAAGTTAGGATCATCATTGAGAAATACCAtcattcataaatttttttttttgtttttatatatatattttatcaatataaaagatcaacatatatttggtttataaattaaGTTAATGAACATGAAATTCAACTaacaaatccaaattcaaatatACAATGTGTGTATTTGTTACTTTGTACAAGTTTTTCAAATCACACACATTAAAAAGAGCAATCGCTTTAAAGTATTTGTGTCGCTAAAACCCTAGATGTCCGTAGCCATAACTGAAGCTAGAATGGGCACAGTAATCCATTTAGATTATCATGAGCAGTTATGAAACGCCTGTTCCAGAGATAAGAAACATGAGTCTTTGTATCAACGGATCTAGACGCAAGATTTGCCACGGATCTATACGCATGGGCTTCTACCATTATAATGGACCTCATCCAGAGAGGAGAAGCATCTTCTCTATTGATGATTGTattcttgttgattgttttccAGTAGATTACCGTTATTAGTGTAGAGGAAACTTATGTTAGGGAATAGTACACTATGGGATAAGATTGGGGTTTGTACACAAAGTTTATGCCTATTAACTCTCTGTTCTTGAACTTATGTTCTTTAACTCTCTGtttctatttcaatttattttcgtaaaaattgGTTCCTAACTAATGAAAATCTTCTTTTATAAAAGAAACTTCATTAACATTTCTCGTAGGCCGGCATATTAAACAAAGACAGTAGGCCATGTTATCTCTATGCATTGGCACATGTACTGGTGATTTGGGACATTGAAAATGTCGGTGTTTACGCTAAGTACAAGGGGGCAAAAATAAAGGAGAAATCAGTGATTTTGTGCAGTCTCAGGCCACCTTGGAGACATCACAATACATGAGACTACTGCCAATGAAGAGCGAGCCCATGAGTATGTGTGGGTTACACTGCAACCGAGTGATAAGATTCACACATCTAAATTCTCACTTGAAGCAAGCAAGCGACTTTGTTATTATCCAGGATATTGCAAGCTGGACAAGAGCTCATCCTGCCCCGATAAGCGGTGATAAAAACTTCTCATTGACTGTGGCTAACCTATAGCAAGCACGCTACCACCCTATAATCGGATATGAAGGCGGGAGCTTATCAGATGCCATGAAGTGTGTTGGGTAAAAAGACTTTGATTTCAAAATGTTATCTGACTACTTTTGATACATGGAGTCGGAAGAAGCTGGAAAGTGACGAtgaaaacttatatggtattgCGTTTTTGATATTGAAATTAGACAAaactttgaaacaaaaataaaataaaaaccaatcATAACATGTCTGAATGGTTTTGgacatgattaaaatatatagagaATCTATAAGGAATGCATGCTCAATAATTAATAGTTTttggtaaaacaaaaaaaaacttgatgcAAATTTCtagaaaaattagaaatttagaTAGTTGGAATCgcagaaaaaaattcaactgATTGTTTTTGCGTTTGCTTTGTAAAACCATGCCATAGGTACCGAAATTAGCGGCCATGCTATTTGTGATTTagaatatgaaatattttaaaattttgtaattaaaaattaatgaaaaaaacaagaaaaatttaTTGCAAAAATATTAATGTGTTGGGCTTTACTGTTGTGGTATCGACTAAATTTTTCATGGCTAAACATATGGGCCCATATGCGGGCTTCACAACAAAAACCACCTTTTTCGAGAGCGCCTCTCACCCTCTCACAGTTAGGTCTTCTCAACAAAGATAGAGTACTACAACACGTGGCAACAAACCAATTGCGCAAAAATCATATATGGATAAGGAATGGATCATTTCTCATCAAACGCAACGCTTTCCACAGACTCAGACTTCTTAAAACACCATCTCAAAAGCATTGCCCGAGAGAGAGAAGAATCAAAAACGTAGAATCAAATCAATTATTAAGCAATGGCATCGATGAGCATGACAGCCACATTCGTCCCGGCCGTTGCAAAGGTCCCGTCAACCACCGGCGGACGAAGGCTCTCAGTGATCAGAGCTTCAACGAGCGACAACACAACCAGCTTACAAGTCAAGGAGACACAGAACAGCACCACGATGAGGAGGGATCTCATGTTCACAGCTGCAGCTGCGGCAGTTTTTTCCTTGGCCAAGGCAGCCATGGCAGACGAGGAGGAGCCCAAACGAGGGACAGATGCAGCGAAGAAGAAGTACGCTCAAGTTTGTGTCACAATGCCGACAGCCAAGATCTGTCGCTACTGATTCAACAATCCATCTTTCATGTCTCTCTCCCTCTATCTTTCTAATATTTCGGtaaaattttctcaaacttTGTTTGTAATCATATACTaaatcaatttcatattttgctACTAGATTTTCGAATATAAACTAAACTTGACAAAAGCATTGCATAGTGTCTGTCTACAATAAAGTTGCTGAAAACTAGAATAAAGCCTTGTACCATACTTATTCAAAGTGAACACAAGCTAAGAGGAGATATTGGGTTTAACCACCTGCATACGTATAGACAAACCTCTCTCATCCCACGTAGTATCCCCAAACACAGCTCCCGTCTTATCACGAACAACGCATTCACCTCTCTCTCCCGGTTTGAACGAACAGCCTCTCGATGTCATCAGAGGAACACTCAACACGTTTCTGTTGATCCCACGTGGAACAAAAAGCACATCCCTGatcgtcgtcttcttcttccctcCCTTCATCACAATCTTCACATCTCCTCTCCCTTCCGCCACGATAACCGTCCCGTCCACCAAACCAACCTTAGCCTTCTGCGTTCTGTCTAGACTGGTGAAAAGCTTCTCATGCGGAGTCATGTTGCTCGTGGCGTGGCCGTATATCATCCACGTATCCTCATCGTATGTGAAGGCACCCAACTCCAACTTCGCTAGCAATATGTAGTCAACTACCAGTTCTGTCTGATTCTGAGCTTCAGTTCCCGCCCGTTTGAAGCAGTGTCTTCCATAAATCCCTTGTTTAACACCCCAGTCCCCTTCCTTAGGGATGGAATGACACTCTTCAAGGTTATGATCTTCCTTGTAGCACACGTCACACCACTTGCCAACACCAAACATAGCTCTAAGCCTGTTTCGCTTAATCTCTTGATGAACATATTCATCTGGCATCGCATCAAATCTACGAAAAAACTCAGCGAGGCTCTCGAGATTCATCGTCTTCAGATCCATTAGCTCTTCAATCACAGGAGCGGCTTCCTTGTACGACCCCGAGAGCGATCCCAAAACCTTCTTCACAACCTCGTAATCAGATTTTTTCTGCAACTCTTCAACGATTCGCGAAACCCTAGCGAAGTAGGAAACGATCGATTCCTTTTCGCACATGCTAAGTTCCTCGAATTGGTGCTCTAGCCTACGGAGTTTCGCTTCTTCGTTACCTTTCGCGAGCGAATCCCAAAGCTCCTTGGCGGAAGCAGCCGAGATGGTCGTCCTGAAAGACGAATCCGGGAGAGAGGCTTGCAGTATCTTCAGCGCTTTGATGTCTCTCATCACGCGGTTTCTCCAGTGAGCGAGATCCGCGACTTTGATCGTCGCCGCTAACTCTGGAATCTTCGTAGGATCGGGAGAGAGGCCGTTTTCAACTACGTCCCAGAGACCTTTCTCCACGAGTGTTGTTTTCGCGGTGGGAGCCCACTTTTCGTAGATTAGGTCACCGGCAACACCGTCTTCTGCATTCGCCGCCGCCATAGCTGTCGTAACACTCAGGGTTTCCTAAAACTTTGTTTGTATATTCTCTTGGAGAGAGCGAATCGCAAATCGCAATGCACGCGTCGCTTACTATTTATACTTACAATAATGACATTAAACCAAATCGTTAACCCTCTTTCGGTGTACGCATTTATTCAAGATAAGCTTGGGATATTGATTCGGTTTAGCGTAACTGGAGGATATTTTCGGTTTAGTTTCTCCTCTAGCCCTGAGCGGGGTTCTACTTggaattcaaaatttaaaatttctggATTTTCAATATCATGCACACaggttttatttggtttttcCAAATTTTCAGTTCAGTTTCGCATTATACTGTATCTAATAAAATCTTTGAAACTTTTAAAAACTGAAAAGTATCTATGTTAATAAAATTGTCAAACTATAACACCAAAAAAACTGGTATAAAACTGTCGAAATCTTcaactattttcaaattttagtttGGATTTCGATTACAATAGGATCTCCAAAATACTCAATATCAAAGTATCTAAACATTACGAATCATTcgggattttttttattataaaaaaaaacaaattcctacAGGATTCCGATTTTTTTGGGCTCGAATTAAGTTTAGAATTCGGTTAAATGCCAAGCCTATTCAATCTTTGAATTCGGTTGATACGGAGTTTTCGAAATCAAATACGGTTTAATCTGGTTTAGTTTAAATGAGTTGATCCGATTTAAGttaggccctgttcgtttgctcacccaggtgatccatctgggtgaaaatgcaaattgatgttcgtttagtgcattataatgctacatccagatggatcacccagctgaatttttaaaaactcatctcaaattcttatccaaatgaaggtgagtcttgatggtgcatctggatgcagatgcatctagttcagtctaaaatgaaaaatgacaaaaatgaccttttaaaatcaaaatattattttcaaaccgtaaattcaattttttttttgcatataattttttccactataaccaaaaaatacattttctcacaaaaacggaaaacacactttcccgccaaaactgcaagatgcatttttccgcaaaaaacataaaacacatattttcattaaaacacATTTTCGGCTAAACCAGTAAAACTACACTTTTcgaccaaaacccaaaaaagcatattcctgccaaaaccggaaaCAACACAATTTctcgccaaaacaaaaaaaggcaTTTTTTCgctaaaactgaaaaacacaattttcttgccaaaaccggaaaacagaatGTTCctgccaaaactgaaaaaccgaattttcccaccaaaactgaaaaacagaattttcccaccaaaaccagaaaacggaattttcccaccaaaatcggaaaaacgcattttcccgccaaaattgaaaaacacattttcccgccaaaaccggaaaaacgtatttcccgctaaaaccggaaaaatacatttttgtattttcccgccaaaaccggaaaatgagtttttccgccaaaaccggaaaatgggttttcccgccaaaaccggaaaatgggttttcccgccaaaaccggaaaaatgtatttttccgccaaaaccggaaaatgggttttcccgccaaaaccggaaaacgcatttttccgccaaaaccggaaaagtgcattttcccgccaaaaacggaaaaatgcattttcccgccaaaaccggaaaatgtattttcccgccaaaaccgtaaaaataactttccgccaaaaccggaaaaatgtattttcccaccAATACTGCAAAAataattttcccgccaaaatcatgaaaaaaaaattttcccgtcaaaaacacttttcgcgccaaaacttcaaaacacacttttttccgtccaaaccgcaaaaacgtatttttccgccaaacccataAAACATATTgttccgccaaaaccataaaaatgcactttttctcgaaaaacacatattttctcaaaaaccacaaaaatattttcggccaaaaccgtaaaaatgctatttttccgccgaaacgtaagaaattatattttagtcattttattaacaagtccacgTGGATGCAGATGGAAGTTAAGAAATGAAAAgtaaacgaacatagttgcattcagatgattcatctggatgcatgaacgaaatgaagaaacgaacaacacccaAATGGAGCATCTGGATGAGATATCTAGATGGACTatctggatgcatcttccagatgtacaaacgaacagggccttaTTAAACCTTACACCGCACGCAAGAATTCTCTCCAACGATGGTCACAAGagttttgttgatttttaaaCTTGTGATTAACCACACCAAGAAAAATGTTTGGAAACTAGATTAATACCAAAGCCGTCCGAAGATTTAAAAGACAACAGACTGATTCATACTACTGCAGTAGCAAACTAGCAATAAAACGACCAAACTGAAAACATGATAACACCAAACCAAAAGAGAAAACAACACATTCATACGTCCACCTTTCGAGTTACGTTCAGTACCAAAGTGCAAAGCATAGAGCTAACTAAGAGGTGAGATTACCTTCAACCACATTCAAACGGAGAGCTGGTCCTCTCTCATCCCACACAGGCTCCCCAAACACCGCCCCAGTTCGGTCGTGGAACGTGCATTTCTTTGGTTCCATTCTTGCTGAATAGCCTCTTGCGGTCAACTCATCAAGACTCAGCACGTTTTCCTTCAACCCAGGAACGAAAAGCACGttcttcatcgtcttcttcttcccatCCTTCATCACAATCTTCACATCTCCTCGTCCTTCCACCTTGAGAACTTTTCCGTCTGATAATCCAACATACGCTTTATGTGTTCTGTCCAAACCAGAGAAGTACTTGTCGTTTGGAGTCATATGATTCGTGGTACCGCAGGGGTGCACCATCCACACATCCTCATCACAAGTGCCTTCACCTAACGCTTCCTCTGCGTGCATCAAGTACTCAACTTCAACTTCCTCCACTTGCTGCTCCTGATTCTTTCTCTTGCAGTCTCTCGCAAAGTGCCCTTGTTCTCCACACTGAAAGCACTTACCACGCCTCGAACTCCCGTTTCTAGGGTTGTAATAACAATCCTCCTCGTTGTGATTCCTCTTCTTGCACATACCACACCACTTGCCACGCGTCGAGTCAAGACTCATACCCTTCATCATCAGAAGGCAAACCTCCTCGGATACAGAATcataaaaatcgaaaaaatcaGGAAGACTTTCAAGAGACATGTTCTCCATAATCTCCGCGTTCTCTTCCAAACACGGAGCCACAATCGTATACGGCATCTTGAGCGAACTCAGCACCTTCTTGTTAACCTCGTACTTCGATTTCACTCTGTTCAAACGACGCATCTCTTCGAGGATCACCGTGACTCTACCTACGTAGGATTCAATCGTCTCTCCTTCCTTCATGCTGAGTTCTTGGAATTGCTTCTCTAACCGAACTAGCTCCACCGCTTTGTTACCGTTTTTGAGCAAATCCCAAGCGTCTTTTGCCGAAGAGGCAGAGAGAGTCTTCCTGAAGGCAGAGTTCGGAAGAGATGATTGAATTACCTGAAGCGCTTTGGTGTCTTTCACCACGAGATCTCTCCATTTCGAGAGTTCTTCAGGTTGAATCGTCGCTGATAGCTTTGGATTTTTTGATGGATCTGGCGGGACTCCGTTTTCGACGACCTCCCAAAGTCCTTTCTGCATCAGTGTGGTTTTGGTGGATGGAGCCCAGGTTTCGAAGTTCAGTTCGCCGGAGATCTTCTTCGTCGATGCCGCCATAGCCGTAACAACAGTTAGGGTTTTTAaaacttgtttcttttttttctcttggaGAGAGTGAATAGACACAAACTATTAGCGTGATGA
It encodes the following:
- the LOC125608808 gene encoding NAD(H) kinase 1-like isoform X1: MSTYKLNHTDSFGKGGDANGLRSNQENGFSNLSSLAQSEKAVQEFLIQQTPMQANDDHLIEFSEALRTVAKALRGSSEGKALAQAEAAEWKRRYELERCKNLELLLKAPSNGVCADESNSNGMMDHSAKSPRLHVQENGNSLERICAHEVLQDCEPNSPNGCNNKLKRKASFKLSWGCKGQTNDQHKKEIVSFESGNITTPDRSSKQISLTWESSPQTVIIFTKPNSTSVRVLSVEMVRWLRDHKGLNVYVEPRVKAELLSESSSFDFVQTWEDDKEISLLHPKVDLVITLGGDGTVLWAASMFKGPVPPIVPFSMGSLGFMTPFHSEQYRDCLESVLRGPLSITLRHRLQCHIIRDKARHDYETEETMLVLNEVTIDRGISSYLTNLECYCDNSFVTCVQGDGLILSTTSGSTAYSLAAGGSMVHPQVPGILFTPICPHSLSFRPLILPDHVTVRVQVPFNSRGSAWVSFDGKGRKQLEAGDALVCSMAPWPVSTACQVESTHDFLRSIHDGLHWNQRKIQSSDGPQ
- the LOC125608808 gene encoding NAD(H) kinase 1-like isoform X2 — encoded protein: MQANDDHLIEFSEALRTVAKALRGSSEGKALAQAEAAEWKRRYELERCKNLELLLKAPSNGVCADESNSNGMMDHSAKSPRLHVQENGNSLERICAHEVLQDCEPNSPNGCNNKLKRKASFKLSWGCKGQTNDQHKKEIVSFESGNITTPDRSSKQISLTWESSPQTVIIFTKPNSTSVRVLSVEMVRWLRDHKGLNVYVEPRVKAELLSESSSFDFVQTWEDDKEISLLHPKVDLVITLGGDGTVLWAASMFKGPVPPIVPFSMGSLGFMTPFHSEQYRDCLESVLRGPLSITLRHRLQCHIIRDKARHDYETEETMLVLNEVTIDRGISSYLTNLECYCDNSFVTCVQGDGLILSTTSGSTAYSLAAGGSMVHPQVPGILFTPICPHSLSFRPLILPDHVTVRVQVPFNSRGSAWVSFDGKGRKQLEAGDALVCSMAPWPVSTACQVESTHDFLRSIHDGLHWNQRKIQSSDGPQ
- the LOC106358424 gene encoding photosystem II 5 kDa protein, chloroplastic-like, with the translated sequence MASMSMTATFVPAVAKVPSTTGGRRLSVIRASTSDNTTSLQVKETQNSTTMRRDLMFTAAAAAVFSLAKAAMADEEEPKRGTDAAKKKYAQVCVTMPTAKICRY